A stretch of the candidate division KSB1 bacterium genome encodes the following:
- a CDS encoding LysE family translocator: MFSIPLIFPIVTLLAGFAAAIPLGPVNLEIIRRALDRHVWSAAAFALGAALADGFWPVVCFLGLAPLLEIRWVSALFWGVSSLLLMALGYFVIHDALHPHESALPKAFFGRKRVALIGGFILVISNPTTLASWIAIISFFDKLGILPNASLPAALLFWGTVSLGSFTYFSVMILLVHKNHHFFILNSNVKVIKIAFGILILGIACYLGFHFVKIFIN; encoded by the coding sequence GTGTTTTCTATCCCCCTAATTTTCCCCATCGTGACTTTATTAGCGGGCTTTGCGGCAGCGATACCTCTGGGCCCAGTCAATCTAGAGATCATCCGACGAGCGCTGGATCGCCATGTCTGGTCGGCGGCGGCTTTCGCCTTAGGGGCGGCGCTGGCGGACGGGTTTTGGCCTGTTGTTTGTTTTCTTGGATTAGCCCCTTTATTGGAGATCCGATGGGTTTCTGCTTTATTCTGGGGAGTGTCTTCGCTGCTGTTAATGGCGTTGGGTTATTTTGTCATCCATGATGCCCTTCATCCGCATGAATCCGCTCTTCCCAAAGCTTTTTTCGGCAGAAAAAGGGTGGCCTTAATCGGCGGGTTCATATTGGTCATCAGCAACCCGACAACATTGGCTTCTTGGATCGCTATTATTAGTTTTTTTGATAAACTCGGAATTCTTCCGAATGCTTCACTCCCTGCGGCTTTGCTCTTTTGGGGTACGGTCTCCCTTGGTTCTTTTACCTATTTCTCGGTTATGATTTTGCTGGTTCATAAAAATCATCATTTTTTTATTCTAAATTCCAATGTAAAGGTAATTAAAATAGCTTTCGGGATTTTAATTTTAGGAATCGCTTGCTATTTGGGATTTCACTTTGTCAAAATTTTTATTAATTAG
- the arfB gene encoding alternative ribosome rescue aminoacyl-tRNA hydrolase ArfB, translating into MDYLQAGPILIPMSELSFWASCAGGPGGQYVNTSNTKVTVVFDIARSRSLTEPQRQLLLERLASRLTMDGVLMVSCQESRSQAANKSMALEKLVEIITEALQPVKKRHKTKVPSWVRLARLQTKRHRSLIKAYRKKQEPEEEF; encoded by the coding sequence ATGGATTATCTTCAGGCTGGACCCATATTGATACCGATGAGCGAGCTCAGCTTTTGGGCATCTTGTGCCGGCGGCCCCGGGGGCCAGTATGTGAACACCTCAAACACCAAGGTAACGGTGGTGTTTGATATTGCGCGATCGCGTTCGCTCACGGAGCCGCAAAGGCAGCTGCTGCTCGAACGATTGGCAAGCCGCTTAACGATGGACGGCGTGCTGATGGTCTCTTGTCAGGAATCGCGCAGTCAAGCGGCAAACAAATCCATGGCTTTGGAAAAACTGGTGGAAATTATTACCGAGGCGCTGCAACCGGTTAAAAAGCGACATAAAACCAAAGTTCCGTCTTGGGTCCGCTTGGCACGGCTGCAGACGAAACGCCATAGAAGCTTGATTAAAGCTTATCGCAAAAAGCAGGAACCTGAGGAAGAGTTTTGA
- a CDS encoding M48 family metallopeptidase yields the protein MSIKSFTKNVPGIGPVLFERSKKAKAVSVTVKPFEMVRVAVPFGMSYQQAEEIVLSRRRALEAQLAEKTRVEEEHKARQEQKPEIDRNEAKAKLLSRLEALAQKHGFTYNRVFFRCQKTKWGSCSGNDNINLNVKLVQLPDHLIDYVILHELVHLRHKNHGPEFWADLNSLVGDAKQIDRELKKYKLEV from the coding sequence ATGAGTATCAAGTCATTCACCAAGAATGTACCGGGCATTGGTCCCGTTCTTTTTGAAAGAAGCAAGAAGGCCAAAGCCGTTAGCGTAACGGTAAAGCCGTTTGAAATGGTACGGGTTGCGGTGCCGTTCGGCATGTCATACCAGCAGGCTGAAGAGATTGTGCTTAGTCGTCGTCGGGCGCTGGAGGCGCAGCTTGCTGAAAAGACGCGCGTGGAGGAGGAGCATAAAGCGCGACAGGAACAAAAGCCGGAAATTGATCGCAACGAAGCAAAAGCCAAGCTGCTTTCCCGCCTGGAAGCATTGGCTCAAAAACACGGATTTACCTATAATCGAGTGTTCTTCCGCTGTCAAAAGACAAAATGGGGAAGTTGTTCAGGAAACGACAACATTAATTTGAATGTCAAATTGGTTCAGCTACCGGACCATTTGATCGACTATGTGATTCTGCACGAGCTGGTTCATCTCCGACATAAAAACCACGGCCCGGAGTTTTGGGCTGACCTGAATTCATTGGTCGGGGATGCAAAACAGATCGATCGCGAATTAAAGAAATACAAGCTCGAGGTATAA
- a CDS encoding DUF3098 domain-containing protein, protein MKEKKTEKKTKRIVAKEPALSLTFDNYKLMALGVGLLVVGYSLMSIGPADSFWSLTLSPIVLLFAYCVVFPLALLWKKKSS, encoded by the coding sequence ATGAAGGAAAAGAAAACAGAAAAAAAGACAAAGCGTATAGTCGCTAAAGAACCCGCTCTGAGCCTGACTTTTGATAATTACAAGCTGATGGCTCTGGGTGTCGGACTGTTGGTGGTGGGATATTCCCTAATGTCCATTGGCCCTGCCGACAGTTTTTGGTCTTTGACCCTTTCTCCTATCGTCCTGCTTTTTGCTTATTGCGTTGTTTTCCCCCTCGCTCTTTTGTGGAAAAAAAAGTCCTCTTGA